The genome window TAAAAAGGGTTGGACAGCAGTTGTTATACTTTTTGCTTCGTCTAAAGAGATTAAAATAACATCTAATTGATTTTTATAGGAAGCACCTATTTTTTCAAAATAGGGCAATTCATCAATACAAGGAGCACACCAAGTTGCCCAAAAATTGATCACTTTAATCTTTTCATTATCTGCAACAAGAACTTGTTTTAATCCTTCCTGATCTATAGGGACTACTTTTGCAATAGGACGTTGATCACAGGAGAGCACTGTTAATAATAAAAATCCAAAAAGTATTTTCAGTTTCATTATTACAAAGGTAATGGAGGAAGGGCTGACTCAAAAAGAGTTTAACAAAAGTTGGCTCAGAATTTAAGAAATTATAACAAAAACTATGTAGTAAGTCAGTCTAATTATGTAGTTAATCGAGCTTTCATGCGTTCTACTATCTTGTAGGCAGCTGGACAAATGGACGTATTTTTTACGGTAAGTGTTCCTATTTGATAAATTTTCCTTCGGTCTGTATGTGGGTATTCGCGACAGGCTTTGGGTCTTACTTCATAGATAGAACAATAATTATCTGCTCCTAGAAAATGACATGGAGTTTGCTGTAATACATAGTCCTGATCTTCATCAACTTTTAAAAATTGGTCAATAAAGTCACTGGGCTTCATTCTAAAATGCTTAGCAATCCTATCGATATCAATATTGGTAAATAGAGGTCCTGTAGTCTTGCAACAATTGGCACAAGTAAGACAGTCTACTTCTTCAAAAACTTCATTGTGGATTTCTTGAACGGCACCGTCTAGTCCTTTTGGTTTTTTCTTGCGCAATTT of Nonlabens sp. Ci31 contains these proteins:
- a CDS encoding TlpA family protein disulfide reductase, which gives rise to MKLKILFGFLLLTVLSCDQRPIAKVVPIDQEGLKQVLVADNEKIKVINFWATWCAPCIDELPYFEKIGASYKNQLDVILISLDEAKSITTAVQPFLENHQIRSKVLLLDDPYAAEWIPLVDHHWDGAIPVTLIISKNKKQFYNKALTYDELEDAINKFL
- a CDS encoding YkgJ family cysteine cluster protein, which produces MEEFLQQLPQLAQQKKKENTDFFKKLRKKKPKGLDGAVQEIHNEVFEEVDCLTCANCCKTTGPLFTNIDIDRIAKHFRMKPSDFIDQFLKVDEDQDYVLQQTPCHFLGADNYCSIYEVRPKACREYPHTDRRKIYQIGTLTVKNTSICPAAYKIVERMKARLTT